A single region of the Pontibacter kalidii genome encodes:
- a CDS encoding beta-N-acetylhexosaminidase translates to MQVNQKGRGHVTINREAQIVYDAQFADQAAYLEEMLAAQTGMRLALQPNNRQKSAASHRIRLLFGGRAITKAEMYTLTVSGKDVIIRAKDTGGMVYGIQTLLQLFPLEQVAEVRIPNVEIKDYPRFSYRGMHLDVVRHMFPLEFIKKYIDYLAFHKFNTFHWHLTDDQGWRIEIESYPKLNTIGSWREATLIGHFKDAPARYDSTRYGGYYTKEEVREVIRYAAVRGISIIPEIDIPGHSRATIAAYPEFSTRPDTTWNVATTWGMYNRQNNVLQPNPATFKFLETVFQEVAELFPAPYFHLGGDECSKMWWKADPVSQQFIQDHNLKDEKGLQTYFVEQVAGYLNAKGKKVIGWHEILEGDLNTSTLIMNWGGEKEGIAAATRGHQVIMSPGKPLYFDHYQSKDPSDSLAIHGYNPVDAVYAFEPVPDTLRKLNLDHYIIGAQGNVWTEYMGSPAKVEYMIFPRMTALSEVLWSPRHKRDYQDFKRRLEQAIIPRYEYWGAAYFRNFEQWTAEK, encoded by the coding sequence GAACAACCGGCAGAAAAGCGCTGCCAGCCACCGCATACGCCTGCTGTTTGGTGGGCGGGCTATCACAAAGGCGGAAATGTATACCTTAACCGTTTCGGGTAAAGATGTCATCATCAGGGCTAAAGATACAGGCGGTATGGTATACGGTATCCAGACACTGCTGCAGCTCTTCCCGCTGGAGCAGGTAGCCGAAGTGAGGATTCCTAACGTGGAGATAAAAGACTATCCGCGCTTTTCCTACAGGGGCATGCACCTGGACGTGGTACGGCATATGTTTCCGCTTGAGTTCATCAAAAAGTATATCGACTACCTTGCCTTCCATAAATTCAACACCTTCCACTGGCACCTGACCGACGACCAGGGGTGGCGCATCGAAATAGAGTCTTACCCCAAACTTAACACCATCGGTTCCTGGCGCGAGGCAACCCTGATTGGCCACTTTAAAGATGCGCCCGCCCGCTATGACTCGACCCGCTATGGCGGCTATTACACCAAGGAGGAGGTGCGCGAGGTAATTCGCTATGCAGCAGTCCGCGGGATCAGTATCATTCCTGAAATAGACATACCTGGCCATAGCCGGGCTACCATAGCGGCCTATCCGGAGTTTAGCACCCGCCCCGATACTACCTGGAATGTGGCGACCACCTGGGGCATGTACAACCGCCAGAACAACGTGCTGCAGCCAAACCCCGCTACCTTTAAGTTCCTGGAGACGGTTTTTCAAGAGGTGGCAGAGCTGTTTCCGGCCCCGTACTTCCACCTGGGTGGGGATGAGTGCAGCAAAATGTGGTGGAAAGCTGACCCGGTTTCGCAGCAGTTTATCCAAGACCACAACCTGAAAGATGAGAAGGGGCTGCAGACCTACTTTGTGGAGCAGGTGGCCGGATACCTCAACGCCAAAGGCAAGAAAGTAATTGGCTGGCACGAGATACTGGAAGGCGACCTGAACACCTCCACCCTGATCATGAACTGGGGAGGGGAGAAGGAAGGTATAGCCGCTGCTACGCGTGGGCACCAGGTGATCATGTCGCCGGGCAAGCCGCTGTACTTTGACCACTACCAGTCCAAAGACCCCAGCGACAGCCTGGCCATTCATGGTTACAATCCGGTAGATGCGGTATACGCTTTTGAGCCGGTGCCTGACACGCTGCGCAAACTCAACCTGGACCACTACATCATAGGCGCGCAAGGCAATGTATGGACCGAATACATGGGTAGCCCGGCCAAGGTGGAGTACATGATCTTCCCAAGAATGACGGCCCTGAGTGAGGTGCTCTGGTCCCCACGCCACAAGAGAGATTACCAGGACTTCAAAAGGAGGCTTGAACAAGCCATCATCCCGCGGTATGAGTATTGGGGAGCTGCCTATTTCCGTAATTTTGAGCAATGGACGGCGGAGAAGTAA